From a single Maniola hyperantus chromosome 3, iAphHyp1.2, whole genome shotgun sequence genomic region:
- the LOC117996145 gene encoding uncharacterized protein isoform X1 produces the protein MVDWDLVLISIIADEEEGAQANNRDRRRFWVDNLWKERESKGEFNNLFNDLKYDVQKFYDYHRMDYEKFQALLNICRPYIEKQRTNFRNPIEADQRLSLCLRFLITGSSFKSLGYSYRMGFSTVRSIVHETCRVIWNVLRPSVMPKPTREKWTRIAMEFDEKWNFPNCIGAIDGKHFRIKAPRNSGSLYINYKKFFSIVLLAVVDANYKFVIADVGSYGRNSDGGIMQNSIFGKKLTSNALDIPPKKRLPRTDLELPYVFVADEAFPLTTNIMRPFSGDRLTDEAMKIYNYRLSRARRIVENAFGILQERFELCQKGIQVQPKYVDNIILACTCLHNFIIGGTSTESQNIASVSINLENDNNMNNALDGMTVREMFKDYFRSDEGSIPWQNDIVNRH, from the exons ATGGTAGATTGGGATTTGGTGTTGATATCGATTATTGCAGATGAAGAAGAAGGTGCACAGGCTAATAATAGGGATAGAAGAAGATTTTGGGTTGATAATTTATGGAAAGAAAGGGAATCAAAGGGTGaattcaataatttatttaatgattTAAAATACGACGTGCAAAAATTTTATGACTATCATAGAATGGATTATGAGAAATTTCAAGCACTGTTGAATATATGTCGACCATATATCGAAAAACAGAGGACCAATTTTCGCAACCCCATTGAAGCCGATCAGAGATTATCCTTGTGTTTGAG ATTTTTGATCACGGGAAGTAGCTTCAAGTCTCTAGGTTACAGCTATCGCATGGGGTTTAGTACAGTGCGCTCTATCGTACATGAAACTTGCCGAGTCATTTGGAATGTCCTAAGACCTAGTGTTATGCCAAAACCAACAAGGGAAAAATGGACGCGAATCGCGATGGAATTTGATGAAAAATGGAATTTCCCGAACTGCATCGGTGCAATAGATGGTAAACATTTCAGGATAAAAGCACCTCGCAATAGTGGAAGTCTCTACATAAACTATAAAAAGTTTTTCAGTATCGTACTACTAGCGGTTGTGGATGCAAATTATAAATTTGTGATTGCAGATGTAGGATCATATGGACGAAATAGTGATGGAGGTATAATGCAAAACTCaatatttggaaaaaaattgacTTCTAATGCCCTCGATATTCCCCCAAAAAAACGTTTACCGAGGACTGATCTTGAGTTGCCGTATGTTTTTGTAGCAGACGAGGCTTTTCCGTTAACCACAAACATTATGAGACCATTTAGTGGCGATCGATTGACAGATGAAGCAatgaaaatatacaattatcGTTTGAGTAGAGCCAGGCGTATCGTCGAAAATGCATTTGGTATACTTCAAGAACGTTTCGAATTATGTCAAAAAGGAATTCAGGTTCAACCAAAATATGTTGATAATATCATTTTAGCATGTACTTGCTTACACAATTTCATCATAGGTGGTACAAGCACAGAAAGCCAAAATATAGCAAGTGTAAGCATTAATTTAGAAAACGATAATAATATGAACAATGCATTAGATGGTATGACAGTACGGGAGATGTTTAAAGATTACTTTAGGTCTGATGAGGGCTCTATTCCATGGCAAAACGATATTGTAAATAGACATTAA
- the LOC117996145 gene encoding uncharacterized protein isoform X2 has translation MVDWDLVLISIIADEEEGAQANNRDRRRFWVDNLWKERESKGEFNNLFNDLKYDVQKFYDYHRMDYEKFQALLNICRPYIEKQRTNFRNPIEADQRLSLCLRFLITGSSFKSLGYSYRMGFSTVRSIVHETCRVIWNVLRPSVMPKPTREKWTRIAMEFDEKWNFPNCIGAIDDVGSYGRNSDGGIMQNSIFGKKLTSNALDIPPKKRLPRTDLELPYVFVADEAFPLTTNIMRPFSGDRLTDEAMKIYNYRLSRARRIVENAFGILQERFELCQKGIQVQPKYVDNIILACTCLHNFIIGGTSTESQNIASVSINLENDNNMNNALDGMTVREMFKDYFRSDEGSIPWQNDIVNRH, from the exons ATGGTAGATTGGGATTTGGTGTTGATATCGATTATTGCAGATGAAGAAGAAGGTGCACAGGCTAATAATAGGGATAGAAGAAGATTTTGGGTTGATAATTTATGGAAAGAAAGGGAATCAAAGGGTGaattcaataatttatttaatgattTAAAATACGACGTGCAAAAATTTTATGACTATCATAGAATGGATTATGAGAAATTTCAAGCACTGTTGAATATATGTCGACCATATATCGAAAAACAGAGGACCAATTTTCGCAACCCCATTGAAGCCGATCAGAGATTATCCTTGTGTTTGAG ATTTTTGATCACGGGAAGTAGCTTCAAGTCTCTAGGTTACAGCTATCGCATGGGGTTTAGTACAGTGCGCTCTATCGTACATGAAACTTGCCGAGTCATTTGGAATGTCCTAAGACCTAGTGTTATGCCAAAACCAACAAGGGAAAAATGGACGCGAATCGCGATGGAATTTGATGAAAAATGGAATTTCCCGAACTGCATCGGTGCAATAGATG ATGTAGGATCATATGGACGAAATAGTGATGGAGGTATAATGCAAAACTCaatatttggaaaaaaattgacTTCTAATGCCCTCGATATTCCCCCAAAAAAACGTTTACCGAGGACTGATCTTGAGTTGCCGTATGTTTTTGTAGCAGACGAGGCTTTTCCGTTAACCACAAACATTATGAGACCATTTAGTGGCGATCGATTGACAGATGAAGCAatgaaaatatacaattatcGTTTGAGTAGAGCCAGGCGTATCGTCGAAAATGCATTTGGTATACTTCAAGAACGTTTCGAATTATGTCAAAAAGGAATTCAGGTTCAACCAAAATATGTTGATAATATCATTTTAGCATGTACTTGCTTACACAATTTCATCATAGGTGGTACAAGCACAGAAAGCCAAAATATAGCAAGTGTAAGCATTAATTTAGAAAACGATAATAATATGAACAATGCATTAGATGGTATGACAGTACGGGAGATGTTTAAAGATTACTTTAGGTCTGATGAGGGCTCTATTCCATGGCAAAACGATATTGTAAATAGACATTAA